TGCCGGGACTTGGTTAATCACTGGCAATCTCAGTCGGGCTACGGGTAGTTACGGCCCTTTTGTTCCGTAGCGCTACGGATTGTGCCGACCCCCCTGGGTGAGCAGGGTGGGTCGACGGGCCTTGTTCCGGGCTTGACGACGAGGAGAGCAGATGCGCAAGAGAAGAAGCGTGGCAGCCGCGCTGTCGGCGGCCGCCCTGATCGCGGCAGCGGTTGCGGCGAGCCCCTCGGTGGGCGCGGCACCGGACACCGCCGCGGCCCAGGCCGCGACGCAGATGGACTTCTACGAGGTACTGGGCACGAACTCCCCGCAGCTGCGGACGAAGGTCTCCGCCACCGGCGTGGACGTGGTCACCGCCGGCGAAACCACCACCATCATCGGCACCGGGGCCGACGCGCAGCAGTTGCGCGGGCTCGGCTTCAAGGTGGAGAAGCGGCCGGGCTTCGAGCAGTACCGGGCCAACCGCAGCGCCGACGTGACCACCGCGGCCGCCGACTTCCCGGCGGGCGACGAGAAGTACCACACCTACGCCGAGGTGGTCTCGGAACTGCAGCAGACGGTCACCGACCACGCGAGCCTGGCCAAGGTGTCCAGCATCGGCACCTCCTACCAGGGCCGCAACCTGCCGGTGATCAAGATCAGCGACAACGTCGGCACCGACGAGGCCGAGCCCGAGGTGCTGTTCACCTGCAACCAGCACGCGCGCGAGCACCTCACCACGGAGATGTGCCTGCACATCGTCAAGCGGTTCACCGACAACTACCCCACCGACACCAACGTCAAGAACATGGTGGACAGCAAGGAGATCTGGGTCATCCCGACGGTGAACCCGGACGGCTCGGAGTACGACATCTCCGGCGGCAGCTACAAGATGTGGCGCAAGAACCGCCAGGGCCAGGGCACCGACCCGAACCGCAACTGGGGCCACAAGTGGGGCTGCTGCGGTGGTTCCTCGGGCAGCCCGTCCAGTGAGACCTACCGCGGCACGGCGGCGTTCTCCGCACCGGAGGTCAAGGCCGTGGCGGACTTCGTCGGCACCCGCCGGGTGGGCGGTGTGCAGCAGATCAAGTCGCACATCGACTTCCACACCTATTCGGAGCTGGTGCTGTGGCCGTTCGGCTACACCTACGCCGACACCGCGCCGGGCATGACCGCGGCCGAGGCGCAGAAGTTCAAGTCGCTCGGCCAGCAGATGGCCGCGACGAACGGCTACACCCCGCAGCAGGCGAGCGACCTGTACATCACCGACGGCTCGGTGGACGACTGGATGTGGTACGCCCACAAGATCCTGAGCTACACCTTCGAGATGTACCCGAAGGGCTCGAACCCGGGCTTCTACCCGCCCGACGAGGTGATCCCGGCGCAGACCGCCCGCAACGACAAGGCCGTTGACATCCTGATCAACGCCTCTGTGTAAGCGCATATGGTGGGGCTCATGCCGTTGTTCTCCTTCGAGGGCGTGAGCCCCACCGTGCACCCCGGCGCCTGGATCGCCCCGACCGCGACGCTGATCGGCGCGGTGACCGTCGAGAAGGACGTGTCGATCTGGTACGGCGCGGTCATCCGCGCCGACTTCGGGAAGATCATCATCCGCGAGGGCGCCAACATCCAGGACAACTCCGTCGTGCACGTCAACGACGGGGTGTGCGAGATCGGCCGCAACGTCACCGTCGGGCACATGTGCCTGGTGCACGACTGCACGGTCGGCGAGCAGGCGCTGATCGGCAACGGCGCGACGATCCTGGACCAGTCGCAGATCGGCGAGCGCGCGCTGATCGCCGCCGGTTCCACCGTCACGCCGAACACCGTGGTCCCGCCCGAGGTGATCGCGATGGGCAGCCCGGCGAAGAAGTTCGTGCCGCTGTCGGACTCCGCGCGCGGCTGGGTCGAGCACAACGCCGAGATCTACCGGCAGTTGGCCCGCCGGCACGCGGACGGGATCGAGCCCGTCGAGGGTTGACCCTCCAGTAACCGGAGTGCCTAGCGTCCGGTGACATGGCACCGAAGACACGCAAACTCCAGTTCAGCACCACTTTGCAGCTCCCGGCCGGTGAGGCGCCGGTGGTCGACCTCGGCAAGATGCTCGGGCAGACCGGCGTCAACCTGGTCGAGATCAAGCGCGCCTACGACGCGGCCACCGCGGCCCAGCGCGGCGACGTGGTGCCCGTGGTGGTCTCGGTGTTCGAGGACCGCTCGTTCGAGCTGGTCTACAAGACCCCGCCGACCGCCTTCCTGATCCGGAAAGCACTGGGCGGCAAGGGGTCTTCGCGACCCGGCCACGAGACCGCCGGATTATTGAGCCACGCGCAGCTCCGGGAGATCGCGGTGCGCAAGCTCCCGGACCTCAACACCGGCGACGTCGAGGCGGCGATGCGCACGATCGCCGGTACCGCGCGGTCCATGGGGGTGAAGGTCGAGGAATTTCCTTCGAGGTGATGTCGAACGGGGTCGAGGCTGTTCGTAGCCATGGTGAGAGACCACCGCACCCGAGGAGCGCACCATGACCGCGACCTACACCTTCGACGTCTTCTCCAGCCTCGACGGCTACGGCTCCAACACCGGTGCCTGGGGCGGCTACTGGGGCAAGCAGGGCCCCGAACTGCTCGACCGCCGCCTCGCCCTGTACCGCGAGGAGCAGCGCATGGTCTTCGGCGCGACCACGTTCCGGTCGACCGTGCGGATGCTGGCGTCGAGCAGCGAGGGCGACGACGTCCGCGACCCCTGGGTCACGCAGCTGCGCAACCTGCCTGCCACGGTGGTGTCGAACACGCTGCGTGGCCCGCTCGACTGGCCGGACGCGACCATCGCGAGCGGGGACGCCGTCGAGATCGTCACCCGGCTCAAGGAGGAGTCCGACGTGCCGTTGCGCTCGCACGGCAGCCTGTCGCTGAACCGGGTGCTGATGAACGCCGGTCTGGTCGACCGCATCCAGGTGACGATCTTCCCGGCGCTGACCGGCCGGACCGGCGTGGACCCGGTCTTCGAGCGGGCCGCCGACTTCGACCTGGAACTGCTGGAGAGCCGGACGCTGGACGGCCACATCCAGGAACTGGTCTACCGGCCGATCCCGCATCACTGAGATAGAGTTCCCAGCGCAGCAGCGACTGGCGCCTTGAGGTGGAGCACCACCGGGAAGCGAACGTGAAAGGCCCGCACCGCGCGCCTGGGTGGGGTCGAGCACCGTCTGGAGAGAACCATGACGCACCAGCCCGCCCTGCCCACGCTCGCCGCCGCGGATCCGGAGATCGCCGGTCTGGTCGAGGCCGAGGCCCGCCGCCAGCACGACAAGATCCGGCTGATCGCCTCGGAGAACTACGTCTCGCAGGCGGTGCTCGAAGCCACCGGCACCGTGCTGACGAACAAGTACTCCGAGGGCTACGCCGGCAAGCGCTACTACGAGGGCCAGCAGAACATCGACCCGGTGGAGACGCTGGCGATCGAGCGCGCGAAGGCGTTGTTCGGCGTGGACCACGCGAACGTGCAGCCGTACTCCGGTTCCCCGGCGAACCTCGCCGCGTACCTCGCCTTCGCCAAGCCGGGCGAAACCGTGCTCGGCATGGCGCTGCCCGACGGCGGCCACCTGACCCACGGCTGGAGCGTGTCCGCCACCGGCAAGTGGTTCAACTCGGTGCGCTACGGCGTGCGCAAGGAGACCGGCCGGGTGGACCTCGACCAGGTCCGCGAGCTGGCCATCGAGCACCGGCCGAAGCTGATCTTCTGCGGTGGCACGGCGATCCCGCGCACCATCGACTTCCCGGCCTTCGCCGAGATCGCGCGTGAGGTGGACGCGGTGCTGGTCGCCGACATCGCGCACATCGCCGGTCTGGTCGCCGGTGGCGCGCACCCGTCGCCGGTCGGCCACGCGCAGGTGATCACCACGACCACGCACAAGACCCTGCGCGGGCCGCGCGGCGCGATGATCATGTCCGACGCCGACCACGCGAAGGCCGTGGACAAGGCGGTGTTCCCCGGGCTTCAGGGCGGTCCGCACAACCACACCACCGCGGCGATCGCGGTCGCGCTGGCCGAGGCGTCGAAGCCGGAGTTCGGCGCCTACGCGCACGCCATCGTGGCCAACGCCAAGGCGCTCGCCGAAGCACTGGTCGAACGCGGCTACGACCTGGTCTCCGGTGGCACCGACAACCACCTGCTGCTGGTGGACCTGACGAACAAGAAGATCGGTGGCAAGCCTGCCGCGCAGGCGCTGGACCGGGCGGGCATCGAGCTGAACTACAACACGGTGCCGTTCGACCCGCGCAAGCCGTTCGACCCGTCGGGCATCCGGCTGGGCACCGGCGCGATCACCACCCGCGGCCTGCGGCCGGAGCACCAGGTGCGGGTGGCGGAGTGGATCGACCGCGCGATCACCGCGGCCGCCGAGGATGAACAGTCCACTGTGGACGCCGTG
The genomic region above belongs to Amycolatopsis sp. YIM 10 and contains:
- a CDS encoding M14 family metallopeptidase; this encodes MRKRRSVAAALSAAALIAAAVAASPSVGAAPDTAAAQAATQMDFYEVLGTNSPQLRTKVSATGVDVVTAGETTTIIGTGADAQQLRGLGFKVEKRPGFEQYRANRSADVTTAAADFPAGDEKYHTYAEVVSELQQTVTDHASLAKVSSIGTSYQGRNLPVIKISDNVGTDEAEPEVLFTCNQHAREHLTTEMCLHIVKRFTDNYPTDTNVKNMVDSKEIWVIPTVNPDGSEYDISGGSYKMWRKNRQGQGTDPNRNWGHKWGCCGGSSGSPSSETYRGTAAFSAPEVKAVADFVGTRRVGGVQQIKSHIDFHTYSELVLWPFGYTYADTAPGMTAAEAQKFKSLGQQMAATNGYTPQQASDLYITDGSVDDWMWYAHKILSYTFEMYPKGSNPGFYPPDEVIPAQTARNDKAVDILINASV
- a CDS encoding gamma carbonic anhydrase family protein; translation: MPLFSFEGVSPTVHPGAWIAPTATLIGAVTVEKDVSIWYGAVIRADFGKIIIREGANIQDNSVVHVNDGVCEIGRNVTVGHMCLVHDCTVGEQALIGNGATILDQSQIGERALIAAGSTVTPNTVVPPEVIAMGSPAKKFVPLSDSARGWVEHNAEIYRQLARRHADGIEPVEG
- a CDS encoding uL11 family ribosomal protein; translated protein: MAPKTRKLQFSTTLQLPAGEAPVVDLGKMLGQTGVNLVEIKRAYDAATAAQRGDVVPVVVSVFEDRSFELVYKTPPTAFLIRKALGGKGSSRPGHETAGLLSHAQLREIAVRKLPDLNTGDVEAAMRTIAGTARSMGVKVEEFPSR
- a CDS encoding dihydrofolate reductase family protein produces the protein MTATYTFDVFSSLDGYGSNTGAWGGYWGKQGPELLDRRLALYREEQRMVFGATTFRSTVRMLASSSEGDDVRDPWVTQLRNLPATVVSNTLRGPLDWPDATIASGDAVEIVTRLKEESDVPLRSHGSLSLNRVLMNAGLVDRIQVTIFPALTGRTGVDPVFERAADFDLELLESRTLDGHIQELVYRPIPHH
- the glyA gene encoding serine hydroxymethyltransferase; translation: MTHQPALPTLAAADPEIAGLVEAEARRQHDKIRLIASENYVSQAVLEATGTVLTNKYSEGYAGKRYYEGQQNIDPVETLAIERAKALFGVDHANVQPYSGSPANLAAYLAFAKPGETVLGMALPDGGHLTHGWSVSATGKWFNSVRYGVRKETGRVDLDQVRELAIEHRPKLIFCGGTAIPRTIDFPAFAEIAREVDAVLVADIAHIAGLVAGGAHPSPVGHAQVITTTTHKTLRGPRGAMIMSDADHAKAVDKAVFPGLQGGPHNHTTAAIAVALAEASKPEFGAYAHAIVANAKALAEALVERGYDLVSGGTDNHLLLVDLTNKKIGGKPAAQALDRAGIELNYNTVPFDPRKPFDPSGIRLGTGAITTRGLRPEHQVRVAEWIDRAITAAAEDEQSTVDAVAAEIREFLSDYPIPGYTA